The genome window ACGAAGGCTCTGCTCAGCCTCTGCCGCCGCCGCCTCCGCGGGCTCCGCACCATCTCGAGCATTGAATTTCCATGCAAGCATGTCGCAATGCCGGCCGGGTCTTTTCGGAAGATCCGGCTTTTTTTCGCTGAGAAACGCTCTCGTATAATCTGAACTTCCCATATCCCAAGCCGAGAAGAGGCGTCTTTTTTTATGTCCGGATCCTTACCTCTGATCCTTGCGCTCGATACTGCGCAGGAAGATTGTGCAGCGGCGCTCCTCAAGGGGACTGAACTGATTGCCAGCCGGGTGGAGACGGTCGGAAGCCGCCACAGCGAGCTGATTCTGCCGATGGTGCGCGATCTCCTTGCGGAGGCGGGCGTTGACAAGACCCGACTCGGCCTGATTGCCTTCGGCGCGGGTCCGGGCTCCTTTACGGGGCTTCGGGTAGCCTGCGGCGTGGCGCAGGGTCTGGCCTGGGCGCTCGAATGCATGACGGCGCCGGTTTCAAGTCTTGAAGCGCAGGCGGAGTGGCTTAAGGACGAAGAGCACCTTCCTGCGGGCGAGGTGGTTGCCGTGCTTAACGACGCCCGCATGCATGAGTGCTACGGCGGCGTCTGGCGCGTGCCGGAGAACCCTGACGCGCGGCTCGAGCGCGTTGCGGGCCCGGAAATCGTGGCGCCTGCGGATGCCATGAAGTTCCTTTCCGCCTATGGCGCCCGCCATCTCGTCGGAAGCGCGGAATTGGTTTATGGCGATGAAATGGCGCTTGACGACGCCGTATGTCATGTCGCGAGCCGAAGCTCCCGGCCGGAAGCGATCGGACGCATTGCCGCCAGGATGTCTGCCGCGGGCGAAGTGGTGAGCCCGGAGCTTGCCGCTCCGGTTTACGTCCGCAACCGCGTGGCGCTCACTATGGCTGAACGCGCCCGCGGCGAGAGGCTTCAATGACGACGGCACTCACTGAAATCCGTCCGATGCATCGGGAGGATGCGCCTCAACTCGCGCGCCTCGAAGCGCTGGTTGAAGCGTCGCCCTGGAGCGAAAAGAATTTTCTCGATTCACTTAACGCCGGGCATCTTGGATTCATCCTTGAAAAGGAAGGACAAATTGCCGCCTGGGCCGTCGTCATGACGGTGCTCGACGAGGCGGAGCTCCTCATCATCGGCGTTCGCCCCGACATGCAGCGGCAGGGACTCGGCTCAAAGCTTCTTTCCTTCGTGCTGCGCGAGCTTCGCGGCAGAACGGTTCTCATGAATCTTGAAGTCCGGGCGGGAAATCTTCCGGCCATCGGGCTCTATAAGCGCTTCGGCTTCCTGCAGACCGGCATTCGGCGCGGATACTATCCGGGCGAAAATGGATCGGGCCGCGAGGATGCGCTTCTCATGAGCCTTTCCCCGCTTCCGGAATGCGGCATGAATGCGGGCGGGAGCGCAGCATGAGCTTTACCCGCGAAGACTGCGAAATGATCGAAGCGATGGGGCTCGGTCCCGTCTGGCTTCTGAGAGAAACGGAGGATCCGTTTCTGCCTGAGCTCGGAACTCTCGTCAGGGAACTCCGCGAGCCTCTTCAATCTCCCCGTCCGACTCAGGGAGCCGCGGCTCTTAAAGAGCAGAGCGGTGCGCGGCCCGGGCCCGTGCTCCGGGCTCAGGCGCCCGCAGAGGGGGGAGCGCCCCTTCAGACCGCGCACATGGGAATGCCCGAATCGCTCGCGGAAAAAATCCGCGCGGCAGGCTGGGATGAACTGAAGGCGCTTGCGAATGCCTGCAGTCTCTGCTCCATGGCGTCGAGCCGCCAGCATGTCGTTTTTTCCGATGGCGATCCGGGACCAGGACTCGTCATTGTGGGCGAAGCTCCGGGTGCGGAGGAAGATCTTCAGGGGCTTCCCTTTGTTGGAAAGTCCGGACAGCTTCTGACCTCGATGCTCGAGTCGCTCAACATCGTGCGAAGGAAGGACGCCGTCATCCTCAACGTCCTCAAGTGCCGTCCGCCTCAGAACCGTAATCCTCAGCCCGAGGAAATCAGCTGCTGCGGACACTATCTCGAGCGTCAGCTCGAGATCCTCGCACCCCGGGTGCTTCTTCTGGCCGGGCGCTTTGCCGTCGGATCGCTTCTGAAGCTCGAGGGAAATTTCTCCATCGGGCGCCAGCGCGGACGCATTCATCAGGTCATGATCGGCGGAAGAACCGTGCCTGCCGTTGTGACCTACCATCCGTCTTATCTCCTGCGCTCGCCCCTTGAAAAGGCAAAGTCATGGGATGATCTGTTACTATTGAAGAGCGCCATGCGGGATGCCGGCATCCTGCCGCCCGAAAAGGAAAAGCGCTGGAATTAGCCTGCTCTGCACGCAGAGCTCCCCGGAGCATTGCGACGGCATTTGAATGCAGGATTCTTCGGGGAATCTTCCGCCATACGGACTAGGCTGTCTAAGCCTGATTGCGGGTCGAGCGCGCTTTGAGCTGCTCCTACAATGTTTACCTTCTAAATCATATGGTCATCCGGATATGTGGGCTGTCGCAAGGCATCGCGTGGAACCGGAGTGATCCCGGGTGAAAGATGTCTGAAATTCAAAACCTTCGGAATGGCTGCGAGGAGCAGAATCCTGGCGGATGCGCGGGGAGTGCGAATTACGATGAAGCGCTGCGCTCCTGTTCGCGCGAGGCAGCTGCAACGCTTGCGGCTGCCGCGGCCGTGACGGCTTTCTTCTGGGGAACGCTCTTTCTCTTTTCGTTGAGTAAAGCAAGTTTCTTCGGGTTCCCGCTCTGGTTCATGGCTGCCGTACCCGGCGGCTATCTTTTTTCGATTGTCGCGGTCGTCTGGATCGTGAAGCGTTATTTCCGGGACATTCCGCTCGACATCACGCCCGATGCGCCCCGAAAGCTCCATTCGACTGAAGGAGCCGAATGATGTCCGACACCGTGCTCATCTTCATTCCGCTTCTCCTTTTCTTCCTCGTTCTCGTCTTCACGATGCTCTGGACGGAGCGTACGCGAAGCCGTCAGTTTGAAGCGGGACGAGCATTCAGCGGGGAATATTTCCTGGGAAGCCGCTCGCTCTCGGGATTTGTTCTGGCAATGACCCTCATTGCCACATATGGTTCGGTTTCCTCCTTTGTGTCCGGTCCCGGAATTGCCTGGAAGCTCGGCCTCGGCTGGGTGGTTTTTGCCGCCCCGCAGATTATTGCGGGCTTCTTCATTCTCGGACTTCTCGGCAAGAAGATGGCGCTCGTATCGCGCGCCTGCGGCGCAATCACGGTCACGGGCCTGATCGACAAGCGCTTTGGAAGCCGGGCGCTTTCCATCATTCTTTCGATTGCGCTTTTGCTCTTCTTTACCGCCATGATGACGGGGCAGTTCATCGGGGGCGCGGCCATCTTTTCCGAGGCTGCCGGCATTTCGCCGGAAGCCGGTCTCCTTCTCTTCGGCGCGCTTACGGTTTTCTATACCGCCTTCGGCGGCTTCAGGGCGGTTGCCTGGACCGATATGGTCTGCGCGATTCTGATGCTCGTCGGCATGGTGATGCTGGGAAGCGCCGTTGTTAGTGAGGCAGGGGGCCTTACGACCGCGATGGCGCGCGTGGCCGCTGCCGGCTTAAGTGATCCTGCTCGCGACATTTCCACGAGCACGATGCTTTCGCCCAATGCGGGCGGGGCGCTCCCCTGGACGCTTCTTTTTTCGGCCTGGATCCTCGTCGGCTTCGGGACGGCGGGGCTCCCGCAGTCGGCGGTGCGCTGCATGAGCTACCGGACATCGGGAGACCTCCACCGCGCAATGATCGTGAGCACGATCGTCTGCGGCGCTCTCATGGTGGGCGTGACGACGATCGGCGTCCTTGCGCGCGGCATCCCCGGGCTTGAGCTCGGCGGCGCTTCAACGGATCATCTGATCCCGCGCCTCATCGCTCAGCACATGACGCCGCTCGAAGCCGGCATTACGCTGATCGGGCCGCTTGCCGCCACCATGTCGACCGTGAGTTCGCTCCTGATTGCCGCCTCTGCTGCCGTGGTGAAGGATCTTCTGATCGCCATGCGTCCGGAATTTGAAGACAAATCCCGTGCGCTTCTTCTGGCGTCGCGCGGGACGACGCTCTTTCTCGGCGTCGTGGCGATGATTTTTGCGCTCAGGCCCATGGATCTGGTGGCCTGGATCAATATGGGCGCATTCGGAGGTCTTGAGATTGCGTTTCTGCTTCCGCTCGCGGGCGGGCTTTACTGGAAGCGCGCAACGTCTGCAGGCTGCCTCATCTCGATCGCTGCGGGTTTCGCCGTCTACGGCTGGGCGCTTTTCATGAAGCCCGATCTCGCGGGATTCCATGCCATTGTGCCCGCGTTTGCCGCTGCAGCGTTCTTCTTTGTGGCCGGAAGCCTGCTCACGCGCGATAAGGAAAATGCGAATCTTCGCTATTTCTTCCCGCAGCATTGAGAACGCTTCAGGAACCAGGATTCATTCGCGACGAAAGAGGCGCATCTCGTGACGGGAAGGCGCCTCTTTTAGCCGGCTCTTTTTGAATTTTCATCAGGAAAGACGGGTGGCCGCCTTCATTTCCTTAACGAATGCACGAAGGGAAGCGAGCATTTTCGCGTGATCCCCAAGGTTTTCCGCAATGATTTTCGTTACGGCAGACCCCGCAATGGCGCCGTCGGCGCCGGATTGGAGGGCGGCCTTAACGTGTTCGGGTCTTGAGATTCCGAAGCCGAGAAGAAGGGGCGCGGCATGGGCTTTGCGAAGCGCTTCAACCTCGGAGAGCTGC of Sutterella faecalis contains these proteins:
- a CDS encoding YhdT family protein produces the protein MSEIQNLRNGCEEQNPGGCAGSANYDEALRSCSREAAATLAAAAAVTAFFWGTLFLFSLSKASFFGFPLWFMAAVPGGYLFSIVAVVWIVKRYFRDIPLDITPDAPRKLHSTEGAE
- the rimI gene encoding ribosomal protein S18-alanine N-acetyltransferase; this encodes MTTALTEIRPMHREDAPQLARLEALVEASPWSEKNFLDSLNAGHLGFILEKEGQIAAWAVVMTVLDEAELLIIGVRPDMQRQGLGSKLLSFVLRELRGRTVLMNLEVRAGNLPAIGLYKRFGFLQTGIRRGYYPGENGSGREDALLMSLSPLPECGMNAGGSAA
- a CDS encoding uracil-DNA glycosylase gives rise to the protein MSFTREDCEMIEAMGLGPVWLLRETEDPFLPELGTLVRELREPLQSPRPTQGAAALKEQSGARPGPVLRAQAPAEGGAPLQTAHMGMPESLAEKIRAAGWDELKALANACSLCSMASSRQHVVFSDGDPGPGLVIVGEAPGAEEDLQGLPFVGKSGQLLTSMLESLNIVRRKDAVILNVLKCRPPQNRNPQPEEISCCGHYLERQLEILAPRVLLLAGRFAVGSLLKLEGNFSIGRQRGRIHQVMIGGRTVPAVVTYHPSYLLRSPLEKAKSWDDLLLLKSAMRDAGILPPEKEKRWN
- the tsaB gene encoding tRNA (adenosine(37)-N6)-threonylcarbamoyltransferase complex dimerization subunit type 1 TsaB — translated: MSGSLPLILALDTAQEDCAAALLKGTELIASRVETVGSRHSELILPMVRDLLAEAGVDKTRLGLIAFGAGPGSFTGLRVACGVAQGLAWALECMTAPVSSLEAQAEWLKDEEHLPAGEVVAVLNDARMHECYGGVWRVPENPDARLERVAGPEIVAPADAMKFLSAYGARHLVGSAELVYGDEMALDDAVCHVASRSSRPEAIGRIAARMSAAGEVVSPELAAPVYVRNRVALTMAERARGERLQ
- the panF gene encoding sodium/pantothenate symporter is translated as MMSDTVLIFIPLLLFFLVLVFTMLWTERTRSRQFEAGRAFSGEYFLGSRSLSGFVLAMTLIATYGSVSSFVSGPGIAWKLGLGWVVFAAPQIIAGFFILGLLGKKMALVSRACGAITVTGLIDKRFGSRALSIILSIALLLFFTAMMTGQFIGGAAIFSEAAGISPEAGLLLFGALTVFYTAFGGFRAVAWTDMVCAILMLVGMVMLGSAVVSEAGGLTTAMARVAAAGLSDPARDISTSTMLSPNAGGALPWTLLFSAWILVGFGTAGLPQSAVRCMSYRTSGDLHRAMIVSTIVCGALMVGVTTIGVLARGIPGLELGGASTDHLIPRLIAQHMTPLEAGITLIGPLAATMSTVSSLLIAASAAVVKDLLIAMRPEFEDKSRALLLASRGTTLFLGVVAMIFALRPMDLVAWINMGAFGGLEIAFLLPLAGGLYWKRATSAGCLISIAAGFAVYGWALFMKPDLAGFHAIVPAFAAAAFFFVAGSLLTRDKENANLRYFFPQH